One Formosa sp. Hel3_A1_48 genomic window, GACCACTGACTGCTCTGAACAGCAACAGTATCGCTGAAGCCCTTCAGTCAAAGAATATTCCTGTTGTTTCTCCTTTTGTTAAATTTGAGAGGTGCACACCAAACCTTATTCAAACCATTCCCAATGATAATTGGATGGCAGATAAGTTATTACGCTATGCTGAAACCGACAGTATACCACACCAAACCCTTATTATCTCAGATTCAAAATCTTTAGCTCGTGCTCAAAAGATTCGCACTTTTTTTCCTGACGCACTACTTCTGAACTCTCAACGAAATGAAGAAGGGCAGGAGCAATATTACATTCAATTTGAAATTGTAAAAAACGCTTTAGAGGCAGGCAGGACTGTAGTGTTTTTAGAAACAAATAATGAAGGTTTTGCATCTAATGTAACAAGTATGCTTAACGGTTTGAATGGAGTGACTATGCAAAAAGACGAAACAGACGGAGACAAAGAGGAGGAAGAATATGAAATTGAACGCGAACTTATACTAATGACGACTAACCGCAACAAAGCTTTTATGGGAGCAAATATTTCAAATACAGATTTGTCTGGTCTGAATTTCCAATTTCCATCAGTTCAATTCTATAATGAGGAGTTGTCGGGTTTTGAAAAAGTATACAATGCGCGTTTTGGCATCTATCCTACACGCTACGCCACCCGTGGTTTTGATCTAACTTTAGATTTGCTTTTGCGCTTAGCGGCTTATGATTCTATTTATGAACAATTGACGACTATTGAGACAAAATACTTAGAAAATAAGTTTAGGTATGTAGAATCCCAAAATGGGGGTTATGTGAATCAATCGGCTTATATTCTTAAATATGAGAATTTGCATGTCGTTAAAGTACAAGACTGATTTATTTCCATTTTATGTTGCATCCAATACTTGGTTTTTGAAGACGGTTATTAACTTTGTTTTCGATCAAACAATTCATTGCGTGTTTCAGGTCTTGCCCATCATTAACAATACCGTTTCCTGGTCTTGAATCGTCCATTTGGCCTCGATAGACAAGACTTCTGTCTTTGTCAAACAAAAAGAAATCTGGTGTGCAAGCAGCGTCATAAGCTTTTGCTACATTTTGAGTTTCGTCGTATAAATAAGGGAATGCGTAGTTCAATTTGTTGGCGTGCACCTTCATCAGATCGGGGCCGTCTTGTGGGTAATGCTCTACATCATTACTTGAAATTGCAATAAAATTAATTCCCTTTTTTTGATAATCATTTGCCAATTTGACCAAAGTTGCGTTTATGTGGATTACAAAAGGGCAGTGGTTGCATATAAAAGCGACTAAGGTTCCAGTATCCCCTTCTAGTTGATTTAAAGATTTCAATTTATCAGAAACAGTATCTAGTATATTAAAATCTGGTGCTTTAGTGCCTAAGGGAAGCATATTTGAAGGTGTTCTAGCCATTTTTTTATTATTTAATGATATCTTTACACTGTAAAGTTACACATTAATGGAAGAAGTTTTATTTGAAGATTTTCAGAAATTAGATTTGCGCGTTGGAACTATTATTGCTGTAAACGATTTTCCAAAAGCCAACAAGCCAGCCTATCAACTCACAATTGACTTTGGTGCATTGGGGATTAAGAAATCTTCAGCACAAATCACAGCACTTTATTCTAAAGAGGATTTGTTGAACAAACAAATAGTGGCCAATGTAAATTTTGAAGAAAAGCAAATTGCAAATTTTAAAAGCCAGTGTTTAGTGCTTGCTGCGGCGAAAAACACTGATGTGGTTCTGCTTTGTCCTGAGCAAAAGATTCCTAACGGTACATCGATCCAATAAGCTTAATATTCATCCCTAAAAAACAAAGCGTTTAGCAGCAATTTATTGGTACCGTACCAAAATGCTCTGAAGTTTGTGTTATCAGTAAACCCTACAATTTTCCCTAGTCCATGCCGTACAACCTTAAACGGAACAGTGTTTTTTATTAGCTCTAAGTTTTCTTTAGAGCAATAGCCGCTCAAAAGTGGATTCTGTGTATATTGAATGGGATTGTTGTAGCTGTTTTTATCAGCTTTTATAAAAATTGTCGTATTGCGGAATAATGCTAAATTGTCATTTTCGTAACCAAAATTAATGGGGTGCGAACGGTCTATTTTAGCTTCAAAGATCGCTCCTCCAAGACCTTGAGCTCCTTTAAATTTAGAACGGTTTTCAAAATTTATATCTTTAGCTTCTAAAGTTGTTGATATTAATTCCATTGGAAAAATATTATTTTTTTTCAACCACTTTAGCGCATTTTGATAAGCTATGAGTGTTCCGCCGTCTTCCACCCATTTTTTGAGCTTATTAGCAGCTTTGCTGTCTAGGCCATAAGTATTTGGTAGAATGATACAATTGTAACGGTTCAAACGGCTTTGATTTAGACGAGAAACATTAAGTTTCGTTGTTTGTATAGCGTAGCGGGTATCCATCAAGTGCCAAATCTCTCCGGCATCGTACGCATCTATGCCAGGTCCAACAATCAGTGCAATATTAGGTTTTGTCAATGTTCTAAAATTATTACTACCCAAATCTGGTCCACTTGTTACACCTGTGGGAAGGCCGTACACCACAAGATGACTTTCCTTTGCAGCCTTTTCTAATATCTTATGAATTTTTTCTGATGAATGGGCTTGATTTTGAACTGGAACAAGAATGCTGCCATAATCAAAACTTTTGGATCTGGAGCTAAATGGTTGCAACGCCATTTTCACCCGAACATTTTTTTGGAATAGTATATTTAGCGCTTTTGGACTGTAGTAATCACTCCAGGGCATGATGTAAGCATAGTCACTTTTTTGACTTACTTGCCCTTGGGGTAATTCAGGTAACATGCTTTGGTCTGCATACTTCATTTTTCCTTTGTCTGTGAAGTTAAGATCAAAAGCCAAAGGAAGGGTCCATGCTGAGATATCATAAAATAAGCTATCCCTAAAGGTCGTACGACGCTCAAACATGGCCTTGAGCAGACGGCTATTTTTTTGTTTTTTTGGCACTAGGTAAGCGCTGGCCTTTGGATATACTTTCCCACCTAACGAAATATCATTCTTTAAAGCCCTAATCTCGATTTGATGGCGCTCTAAAATTTCTGCTAAATGAAAAGCTTTTGCCGGGTCATTTGGTGCGCCAAAAATATATGCTTCTTGGTCTAATGCTTTTGCTTCTTTACGAGCATTGTTGAAAAAGTCATATTGATATTGAAGTAATTTTTCACGCATGTTTAACGCTGCTTTTAGGGTGGATAGCCCAGCAGTTAATTGATTTTTAATGGTGAAAGGAAATGTGAGCAGACCATTGTCACTTTCCTGAATATGTCCGCGCGAGCTTGCTTGTTCAAATAATATACCGATACTGCCATTAATATCAGGAAAAGTGGATCCCTTACCGTAATAAAAATCGTCATAATTTTCCTCAGAATAATACAACGAACCAATATCATCGAATGCAGCTGCGTGGTACGTCCCAATTTCCTTTGTAAGCTGTTGGTTTAGTTCAGGCGTCAACGGGTGAGTTCTTGAGGGAATTCCAGGTTGGAAGAAAAAACTAGAATTAGTCCCCATCTCGTGATGATCGGTTAGAATATTTGGCATCCACCTATGAAATGTATTGATACGTGCTCTTGATTCTGGGAGTTGTACCGGCAACCAATCTCGATTCATGTCAAACCAGTAATGGTTTGTACGACCGCCTGGCCAATCTTCATGGTATTCACGATCGTTAGGATCAGGATTCAAGTTAATGTTTTTGTTTGTGTTCGCCCAATGTGCAAAGCGTTGGAGTCCATCTGGGTTGAGTGCAGGGTCAAATAAAATGACAGTATTTTTTAATAATGTCTTTACTTCCAGAGACTCTGAGGCAGCCAAATGATAGGCAAGGAGCAGCGCAGCATTTGAGCCACTGGCTTCATTACCATGAATGGAAAATCCTTGATAAACTACTACAGGTCTATCAGCAGTACCCATGAAGTCGTTTCCTTCTGTGGCTTGTACGTGTGCCGTTCTAATTTTTTCCAGCTTTTTGAGATTATTTGGATCACTAATGGTGAGTAAAATCAATGGCCTTCCTTCAAATGTCACCCCTCGGTTTTCTAATTTAATCCGATCGGATTCTGACGCTAGTGTTTGAAAGTACTGCAGTAGTTTATCGTGCGTGATGTGCCACTCTCCAACTTGATGGCCAATTACTGATTCAGGAGTTGAGATCTCAGAATTGTAATCAGTACTGTTTGGCAGATAGTAATCGAGCTGCGGAGCTTGCTGTGCACAAATAAAAAGAGGAATCCATAATAAGAATAGTTGTAATTTCATGCTGTAAAATTTACATAAATATATAAAAAAACCGCCATGAGCATTGGCGGTTTATCATATTGTATGAAATTAAAGTCTATATATCTTCAAATTTTAAATCGGTAAACTCACTATCAGAAGTTTTGGTTTCATCGTCTTTCTCTGTCTCTGTAGCTGAACTACTGGGGTTGTAATCACTAATTATAGCCTCTCCTTTTTCACCGATGATGAAGTTTGTCGTTTCTTCAAGAATCGATTTAAATTCATTAAAATCTTCTTTGTAGAGATAAATTTTGTGTTTTTTGAAATGAAATGACCCATCCTCATTAGTGAATTTTTTACTTTCAGTAATGGTTAGGTAGTAATCTCCTGCCTTTGTGGATTTAACATCAAAAAAATAGGTTCTTCTCCCCGCACGAAGCGCTTTAGAAAATATGTCTTGTTCTCGATCATTCATAATTGGAGTATTTACACCATTAAACTTAAACCAAAAATCTAAAAAATATATGAAGTCGCCAACTTTTTTAAACTATTATTTGAAGAATTTTAATTCTATGAAATTAGCTCAAGGCGTCTTGAAGTTGCTGCTCATAAAGCGCTTTGTAGTACCCGTCTTGGCTAATAAGCTGATTATGTGAGCCTTCTTGTAAAATTTCACCTTCATCCAACACTATAATATGGTCAGCATTTTTGGCAGAAGATATTCGGTGGCTCACAATAATGGTAGTTCTATTTTTTGTAATTTTTTCAAGATTCTTCAAAATTTGCTCTTCTGTCTCGGTGTCAACTGCTGATAGGCAATCGTCCAAAAGTAAGATTTGAGGAGATTTGATAAACGCCCTGGCTATTGAGACTCTTTGCTTTTGTCCCCCTGAGAGTGTAATCCCTCGTTCTCCTAAAACAGTGTCATATCCTTTGGAAAAATTTATAATATTTTCATGTACCACTGCATTTTTGGCTGCATCGATTACCTCTTGATTAGAAGCATTATTTTTTCCAAACTTGATGTTATTATTTAGAGTGTCAGAGAATAAAAAAGGATCTTGGGGGACATAGCCGATGCTGCTGCGTAAGCTATGAAGATTAATGTCTTTAATAGGAATATCATCAATCTTTATTTGCCCACTATTGGCGTTGTACATTCTTCCGATGAGTTCTAAG contains:
- a CDS encoding PUR family DNA/RNA-binding protein, which produces MNDREQDIFSKALRAGRRTYFFDVKSTKAGDYYLTITESKKFTNEDGSFHFKKHKIYLYKEDFNEFKSILEETTNFIIGEKGEAIISDYNPSSSATETEKDDETKTSDSEFTDLKFEDI
- a CDS encoding thioredoxin family protein → MARTPSNMLPLGTKAPDFNILDTVSDKLKSLNQLEGDTGTLVAFICNHCPFVIHINATLVKLANDYQKKGINFIAISSNDVEHYPQDGPDLMKVHANKLNYAFPYLYDETQNVAKAYDAACTPDFFLFDKDRSLVYRGQMDDSRPGNGIVNDGQDLKHAMNCLIENKVNNRLQKPSIGCNIKWK
- a CDS encoding tRNA-binding protein; protein product: MEEVLFEDFQKLDLRVGTIIAVNDFPKANKPAYQLTIDFGALGIKKSSAQITALYSKEDLLNKQIVANVNFEEKQIANFKSQCLVLAAAKNTDVVLLCPEQKIPNGTSIQ
- a CDS encoding M14 family metallopeptidase; the encoded protein is MKLQLFLLWIPLFICAQQAPQLDYYLPNSTDYNSEISTPESVIGHQVGEWHITHDKLLQYFQTLASESDRIKLENRGVTFEGRPLILLTISDPNNLKKLEKIRTAHVQATEGNDFMGTADRPVVVYQGFSIHGNEASGSNAALLLAYHLAASESLEVKTLLKNTVILFDPALNPDGLQRFAHWANTNKNINLNPDPNDREYHEDWPGGRTNHYWFDMNRDWLPVQLPESRARINTFHRWMPNILTDHHEMGTNSSFFFQPGIPSRTHPLTPELNQQLTKEIGTYHAAAFDDIGSLYYSEENYDDFYYGKGSTFPDINGSIGILFEQASSRGHIQESDNGLLTFPFTIKNQLTAGLSTLKAALNMREKLLQYQYDFFNNARKEAKALDQEAYIFGAPNDPAKAFHLAEILERHQIEIRALKNDISLGGKVYPKASAYLVPKKQKNSRLLKAMFERRTTFRDSLFYDISAWTLPLAFDLNFTDKGKMKYADQSMLPELPQGQVSQKSDYAYIMPWSDYYSPKALNILFQKNVRVKMALQPFSSRSKSFDYGSILVPVQNQAHSSEKIHKILEKAAKESHLVVYGLPTGVTSGPDLGSNNFRTLTKPNIALIVGPGIDAYDAGEIWHLMDTRYAIQTTKLNVSRLNQSRLNRYNCIILPNTYGLDSKAANKLKKWVEDGGTLIAYQNALKWLKKNNIFPMELISTTLEAKDINFENRSKFKGAQGLGGAIFEAKIDRSHPINFGYENDNLALFRNTTIFIKADKNSYNNPIQYTQNPLLSGYCSKENLELIKNTVPFKVVRHGLGKIVGFTDNTNFRAFWYGTNKLLLNALFFRDEY